CTGCCGGAAGATACGATTCGACTGAATTTCAAAGGTTCGGCGGGACAAAGTTTTGGCGCATTTGTTCCCAAAGGCATTACATTGACGTTGGAGGGAGATGCCAACGACTATGTGGGCAAAGGCTTCTCCGGCGGCAAAATGATTGTCTATCCGCCTGCAAACGCAACATTTGTCCCGGAGGAAAATACGAGCATCGGCAACGTAGCTTTTTATGGCGCGACTGCCGGTGAAGCGTATATCCGCGGAAGAGCCGGAGAGCGGTTCTGTGTCCGGAACAGCGGAATTCATGCTGTCGTTGAAGGCATTGGCGATCATGGCTGTGAATATATGACAGGCGGGCGCGTTGTCATTCTTGGCCAGGTCGGCAAAAATTTTGCTGCCGGCATGTCGGGTGGTATTGCCTATGTGCTGGCGGATGACGCTGATGCGTTTGCCGAGCGCTGCAATCTGGAAATGGTCTTGTTGGAAACGTTGCAAGATCCGACAGAAATCGCCGAAGTAAAGCATATGATCGAAAAGCACGTACAATATACAGGCAGTCAATATGCACAAGATCTTTTGGATCAATGGCAGCAAACCGTCAAAACACTAGTCAAAGTGATGCCAAAAGAATACAAGAAAATGCTGGAATCGATTCGACAACTGGAGCAAACGGGAATCAGTCGTGAAGAAGCCATTTTTGTTTCATTTGAACAGAATCATAAGAAACACAGCAGCAAAAAAACTGTGAAGAAAGAATTGGAACCTGTTTTCAATTAAGCGTATGTTAGGAATGGAAATGGGGGAGCAAGCTTGTCTTGCTCCCCATTTTGCTGTCAAGTAACTGAATATCATGTATATTTTTTCAGTCTTGGTTCAAAATGGTAAGGAATTATCAGGAAAGTGGTGATTGGATTTCATGAAGATGTTCTGGATTATAGGAATCATTGTTGTTGTCGTTTTATTGATCTTGTTTATATTTTTTAGAAAAAAGAATTATAAAAAACTTCCGTATTATAAAGTTAAAAAAGATTAAAGTGTCCTTGATTCAAATTTTGTTTCCCTGACAGATCTTCCATCATATGAAGCATTTGCATATTTTTTAAAACTTCTGTCGCATCTTTTCCTTGCATAATTTCAAAAAGCGCCATTTTCTGAATGAAATTTTGATCATTGTTTTGTTTTGTTTGACCGACTTTAATCGTTCCTTGTTTTTGCTTCTGTTCATTTCCTTTAAGAATCCAATCAATGACCTGTAATTTTAATAGCACGTCCTGATCCTGAGGCTGGTTTTGCTGAGACTGGTTTTGCATTTGGTTTTGTTGAGACTGATTTTGATTCTGCATTTGATTTGGCATTTGATTTTGAACCTGATTTTGGCTATTGTTTTGATTATTGTTTTGGTTTTTATTTTGTTGATCATCGGATTGATCTTTGGGCAAAAAGTCTTGATCCGAGTGGCTTTTCATCAGTTGATCCAGATAATCTGCATGTTTTTGCTCTGTACATACAAGTGCTTGATTCGACCCGGCATCAATAATATAAAAATTTCCTGAACCAAAACTGTCTTCCAATTGAATGAGACCCTGCGCTTTTTCCAGTTCCTTTTGTTCATTTGCGCTGACTGATACCTTAGGAATTTGTTCGATAATGGCCAATGCAACCGGGCGTGCCACCCTTGATGCTTTTAGGGCTTGTACAACAGAATCATGAATCATTGCATAAAGTGGAAGCGTTAAGGTTTGACATGTATTTTTGATGATATTGTCACTCATTTGAAAACCACACTTTCCGTGCATTTTACACTTATATTTACCTACTTGTCATCATTCATTCCGGTTTTTATTTACAAATTATGGTAAGAATATGTGTTTCCATTTATGAAACAATCGCTATGCATTTGGAGAGCAGGAGAGGAGAAGTAACATGATTCGCTTTGGAATAATTGGCACCGGTTCGATAACAGAAGAATTTATCAAATGTGCAAGCGTCTGCGAAGATTTTTCTTTACATGCGATCTACTCCAGAACGGAAGAACGAGCGAAACGCTTTGCTGCTGCATATTCCGTGGAACATATATTTACAGATCTGCACGCAATGGCTGCATCCGATTTGATTGACGCAGTATACATTGCCAGTCCAAATTCCTTCCATGCGGAGCAAACCATTCTGTTTTTGCAGAATAAAAAGCATGTATTATGTGAAAAACCTATCGCGTCCAATCGAAACGAATTGACGAAAATGATTCATGCAGCGAATGAAAATAAAGTGCGATTGATGGAAGCCATGAAATCGATCTATTTGCCGAATTTTAAAGCAGTACAAGACAATCTTTATAAAATAGGGAAAATACGAAGATTTTTCGGAACCTTTTGCAAATACTCTTCCCGTTATGATTTGTACAAAGCCGGAAACAATCCTAACACGTTTAATCCCGAATTTTCTAACGGATCTTTGATGGATCTGGGTGTCTATTGTATGTATCCGGTCATTTCGCTGTTTGGTGCGCCCGATCGCATGATGGCAAATGCCCTTTTCCTGGAATCCGGTGTCGATGGGCAAGGAAGCATTTGCTTGCAGTATAAGGATATGGAAGCAGTTCTTATTCATTCGAAGATCACCAATTCAGCAATTCCAACGGAAATCCAAGGTGAAAAAGGGAGCATGATGATCGATAAGATCAGTGCTCCCGGTAAAATTGAAATTATTTACAACACTGGAGAAGTTGAAGATCTTACTCAACAGCAGTCAGACTATAGTATGTTCTACGAAATCAATGAATTTCTGGAACGGATCAAATCGGATTCGCCGGAATCGAGTGCACATTCTCACATGCTTTCCTTGCAAGTGATGGATGTGCTGGATGCGGTGAGAAAAGAAATCGGGCTGATTTACCCTGCGGATATTCATTCATGATACAATGAATTGCTTCTCCTTCTCCTTGAATCTTTCTTCTACATGGGCCTTTTTCCCTAGATCTGTTTCGGCAGGAAAAAACCGACAGCGGCATACAAGATCGCGGAAACGACAACGGCCAGTATGGAAGCTTTCAGTTTCGCATTCGCATACTGCATCAGCGGGAGTTTCATAACGGTTGCCATTGCTACTGTATTATCACTTAACGGCGATGCAAATCCACCGAAGGTACCGCTGGCAAAAACAGCTCCGGCGATCAAGGGCAAATATGCATGTGTGCTTGTTCCCAGTGAAAATCCCAAAGGCAAAAGCATGCCCCATGTGCCAAAAGAAGAGCCGATTACATAGGAAATCAGGCAGCCGAATAAAAACAATACAGGTGCGATGAACACAGGCGGCACCAGATGCCCGATCGTTCGCTCCATGTAATTGGTGAACCCCAGATCGGAAGATACTGCCGAGATCGACCATACCAAAACCAAGAGGACAATCACGCCCATCATCTCATTGCCGCCGGCTAAAAATCCGAACATCGTCCGGCTGATCGGTTGCCTTTGAAATATGTACCATACAATGCTAAAAAACAGGGTGATCAGCAGCGCTTCCAACATTGCTTTGGCCGCGTTTGCATTTGCCAATGCGGCCAAAAACGACGGTGCGCGAAAATGGCCATCCCACCAAGTCATAAACAAAGTCAAACTCAACAATACAAATAATGGGATCGACAAGTTCTTCATGTTCGGCGGTATTTTTTCCGAAACCAGCTCGACCGGATCGGGAAACGAGTCTTCATTTGGATCTTTCCCATGTGAAGAATTTTGTATGTTTTGTTTCTTCGACAGTATACCGAATTCCGAAGCGGTCTCAGCATTTGCAAACTGTGATACGATTCGGATTCGGTTTTCGGCTGCGAGTTGCATCGAACCTTTTGCAGGCCGATCTTTGGAATTCTCACCCGACTTCACCGATGAACGAACATCTGTCTTGGAAAAAAAAGTTTTATACAGGCCGAACAAAAGTATGACAATGGAGAAGAAATTAAATGGAATACTTACCAGAAATACATGATAGGCAGAGCTTGCAACGGCATTATGGCGCATGCTTGTAGCAATTAATCCGACCATGTAGCCGACAAATGCTGTTCCGAGCGGAACGAGAGCGATAAATGGCGTTGATGTCACATCGATTGCAAATGCCACTTTCGAATTTGGCACGTTTAGTTTGCCGAATATCTGTTTCATTACAGGCGCTACCGTAATAATCCGAAAATCTGGCGCCATAAATGTAATCAGGGAAGATAACCAAGTAACCGCAAACGCTCCACGAATGGAGTGAATCCGAGTCTCCATCCATTTCGTAAATCCGGTCACACCTCCTGTAACACGAACCAAGCCAACAAAAGCGCCAAATCCATACAGGAAAACGATCAGGCGCAAGTTGTCGGACACCGACAGTTCTTTCAGTATATAGGCAAGTGTCGCTTGAATTCCTCCCAATACACTTGGATGCAGCATATAGGAGCCGACCAACAATCCCACCATTAACCCCGGCAGTACTTGCCGCGTGATCATCGATAATGGTATCACAATCAGAAACGGCAAAATGGACCAAAATGTCCCGTACATATGTTTTCCACCTTTCCCCAGTCGAACGATCGGTTTGAAAAATAGTTACAACACCTAGGTTTCTCCATGAAAGGAAATTTATACTGCAAAAATCGATCAGCCGCATGCAACTTTCAGGCATTTGAAACATTCAGCATTCTTTCAGCTACATTTCAAAGTCATTTCAGCATCAAGCTTTAAAATGGGCAACAGAGGCAGCAAATATAGAAGAAGCAATTTTTCGAGCAGAATTCGGGTAAAGCACGAGTAGGGCTCGAGCAAAGCATATGCAGGAGTGTAATATGGTAAATCGTACATATTTGCATGAAATTCGATGAATGTAGAGAATGGGGACAGAAAGGACATGGCGGAGATATCAAGCAAGGAAATAGAACCCAATTTTGCGAATGGATCCATCGTACGACGGAAAAAGAAATGGATTGCGATTGGATTGGCCGGTTTGTTGGTTGCAGGGAGTGCATTTGGGATATATGAAAAAGTTGCATCACCCAAAAACACGATGGCAAATATGCGGTTGGTCACGGTCCAGCGGGGAGATGTGACTGAGACAGTCTCCGCTTCGGGAACCATCCAGGCAGCAACACAAGTGAACTTGAACTTCTCTGCCGGAACTGGCAAATTAACGGCCCTGAATGTAAAAGTCGGTGACAAAGTGAAAGCCGGTCAGGTCTTGGCGACACTCGACAACCGAACCCAACAAGCGCAGGTTGCCAGTGCACAGGCAAACCTAAGCGCTGCACAGGCACAGCTGGCCAAAGCATCGGAAGGATCGACAGCACAAGCAATCGCACAACAAAAGGCCAACCTGGAAGCGGCACAAGCCAGGCTTGCACAGGCCAAGGAAGGTGCCACACCGCAGGCGCTCGCCGTACAAGAGACCAGTGTGGAAAAAGCAAAAGCGGCGCTTGATGGCGCAAAGACAGCCTATCAGGACCAACTGGCCATTTATAATGATCGTTCGGCGGACCAGCAAACACTGACAAGCGCGCAAAATCAAGTCGATCAGGCGACTACACAATTAAAAAATGCGCAAGCGGCGCTCGATTCGGCTAATGCAAAATTGACACAGGCGAAAGAAGGGCCGACGGCATCCCAGTTGTATGCAGCCCAAGAGGCGGTGAATGCAGCCCGCAGCCAATTATCCAATGCCCAACAACAACTGGGTCTTGGCGGGAGTTCCAGCCAATATTTGTCCAATATGAATGCGATAAGCCAAGCGGAAGCGAGTTTGGCCAATGCGGAAAACAATTTGGCAACACTGCAAGCGGGAACGGATGCGAATGTGATTGTGCAAGATCAGGCGACTGTCACACAAGCACAGGCTACTGTTCAGCAAGAACAGTCCAATCTGAAAGCGGCCCAACAAGCGTATAGCACAGCTGTGCAGAGTTATAACGATCGTACCAGCGCCAAAGCGCAACTGGATCAATCAAAAAATAACCTGGATCAGGCACAGTCTTCGTATGATCAAGCGGTTGCCCAGATGAACCAATTGCAAGCTCCGCCGGATAGCAATGCCGTCAAGGAAGCGCAGGCAGCGGTTGATCAGGCGCAGGCCCAATTGGATCAGACGATGGCATCCCCGGATGCCGCAACGATTCAACAGGCACAGGCAGCGGTGGATCAGGCGCAGGCACAACTCCAGCAACAGCAAAAAGCTCTTGACAATTTTGTATTGAAAGCGCCGATTGACGGTGTGGTAACACAGGTGAACGGTCACCCTGGAGAAATGACGAATGCCGCATCGTCCAGCAGTACGTCGGCAATCGGCCCTGGATTAATCGTACTGGACGATTCCAATTCCACGGATCTGCAAGTCATGGCGCAAGTCAGCCAAACAGATATCGGAAAAATAAAAAGCGGCATGAATGCAACGTTCAGTACCAGCACGTTTCAAAACAAATCCTTTAACGGCAAAGTTCTCTTGGTGTATCCGGAAGCCACCACATCGAATGGCGTTACTACGTACGATGTCTTATTATCCGTCGATAATCGTGAAGGATTGTTGAAACCAGGCATGACGGCAAATGTAACGATTCAAGTCGGAGATCATAAAAATGTTCTGTATGTTCCATCCATGGCGTTAAAAGAAGTGAATGGGCAGGATGGCGTACTCGTACAAGCAAATGGATCCACCGGCAAGTCGGGCAGCCAGGCTGCCAATCCGGGCGCCGGCCAATCCGGCAAATCAGGAAGCAAATCCAATGCTGCAAGTACGAGCGGAACGCATTTCCAATCTGTCCAAATCGGCTATTATAGTTCCAATAAAGTAGAGATTTTATCTGGTTTAAAGGAAGGAGATCAAGTCGTCGTTACGTTCCAGAACACAGGAAGCAGCAACAATAAAGGGTTTGCCGGCAGAGGTCCTGGATTCGGCGGCGGCCCTGGCGGCTTCGGTGGAGGTCGAGGAAATTGATGAAACAACCGCTGATTCAAATTGACGACTTGCGCAAGATGTACCAAATTGGAGATCAACAGATTCAAGCACTAAGGGATGTCAGCCTGACAATTCATGAAGGTGAGTTTGTTGCCATCATGGGGCCGTCCGGGTCCGGCAAATCGACGATGATGAATGTGTTGGGATGTTTGGATAAACCGACATCTGGCGAATACATGCTGGACAATTATCGTATTTCAACTGCACATGACGATGATTTGGCGTTTATTCGCAATCAGAAGATTGGATTTGTATTCCAAAGCTTTAATCTATTGCCGAGAACGACTGCTGTAGAAAATGTGGAATTGCCCTTGATGTATTCTGGAGTGCCGGTGCGCGAACGGAGAGAACGGGCGATCGCAGCTTTGCAGGATGTGGGCTTGGGAGAGCGGCTGTGGAACAAGCCGAACGAATTGTCCGGCGGGCAACAGCAGCGGGTGTCTATCGCCAGAGCCTTGGTCAACAATCCTTTGATCCTGTTGGCTGATGAACCTACAGGAGCACTGGATACGAACACCAGCAACGAAATCATGAGCATTTTTCAACATTTAAATGATGCAGGCAAAACGGTGATTCTTGTCACACACGAGCCGGATATCGCAGAGTACGCCAAGCGGATCGTCCGCTTTCGGGACGGGCGGATTGAGGAGGATCAGCTTGTGGAAGTGCGGCGGCTGGCGTACCATCCGGAGGTGGTGCGATCATGAATGTTTTGGAAAGTATAAACGTTGCGTTTCGCAGTGTAAAATCCAACACCATGCGCTCCATTTTAACCATGCTTGGGATTATCATCGGCGTTGCTGCGGTGATTGCGATGGTGGCGATCGGGCAGGGAGCTTCCGCGAGTGTATCGTCCAGAATTCAAGGGCTCGGCAGCAATCTGTTGATCGTCATGCCCGGACAGGCAAAACAAGGCGGTGTCAGCATGGGAGCCGGTTCTTTGGATACGTTGACACTGGATGATGCCAATGCGATCGGCAAACAAAGTTCGATTGCCGGGGTAGCGCCGGATGTCAATAAATCGGCACAAGTCGTTTACGGAAATCAAAACTATTCGACTGCCATTGAAGGCTCGACGGCGGATTATCCCCATGTACGAAGCGCGAATGTGCAGAACGGACGCTTTTTTAACAAGTTTGAAGTCAATGGCCAGGCAAACGTGGCCGTTCTGGGTACGACCGTTGTACAAAATTTATTTGGAAGCGCAAATGCAAATCCGGTCGGAAAGATCATAGAAATCAATCAGATGCCATTTACCGTTGTCGGTGTTTTGGAAAGCCAAGGCAGCCAGGGCATGACGAACAACGACGACCGAATCATCATCCCCATCACGACCGAAATGAATCGGCTGTTTACCATTGCCAAAATACGGACGATCTTTGTTTCCGCAAAATCGGCCGACCTGATGAATCAAGCCCAATTTGATATCGAAGCGACACTGCGGGCCCAACACAATCTGGCACCCGGAGCGGATGATGATTTTACAATCAATTCACAAGCACAGATTTTAAATACGGCACAAAGTGTCAATCGTGTCATGGTGGCGCTGCTGGTAGGCGCTGCAGCGATTTCGCTGATTGTCGGCGGAATCGGGATCATGAATATTATGCTGGTGTCCGTTACAGAACGGACGCGGGAAATCGGCATTCGCAAAGCGATTGGCGCCACGCGGGGGATCATACTTACACAATTTCTCATTGAATCGGTGATGCTCAGCGTACTTGGCGGAATCATCGGGATATTGCTGGGTGTCGGCGTTTCGGCACTGATGAACCAAACAGGGATGATGACAACAACCATTACGCTTACACCCATTCTATATGCATTTTTCTTTTCGATGCTTGTCGGTGTTGTCTTTGGCGTCTATCCGGCACGGAAAGCGGCTCGACTCAATCCGATTGACGCATTGCGGTATGAATAAGCACATATCATCGCCAAATGTCGATTTCATGTTAAAATAACATGGTAGGCGGTGGTGATGTGGTGGAAAAAGTGGTTAGGTCATGGAAAATTTGGATTGGGATCGGGTTATTTTTGTTGGGAATCTTGATTCCATATGCGTTGAACCCTCAACTTGTGGGAATGAATCAATTACTTAAAACGATGAACCACAAAACAGATGGAAATGCATTAATGATGAGTGCTTTTTTCATCGTGTCAATTAATACCATCATCTCCATTCCCCAATTTCTCAGTGTGGTCATGTTGGGAGACGGGATGGCCGCTGCCTTCAATCGATCCGAATTAAAAACCCTGATCCCTCTGATCGTCGTGCCGCTCGCTTATGTTTTCGTCAATATGCTGACACCATTAACCTATAATTTTGGAGCCACAGATATTTTTCTGTGGCTTACGATCGTGGTCATGCAGAAATTAAGCAAACAAAAATTAAATATGGTGATGAAATTGCTGGTTTTCTCCCAATTAATTTTTGGTGTTACCTGGCTGAATCAAGTTCCTTATTTTACTCCCTATGGCTTTGGCCGCGGTTCTTTATCGATGAAGGTGAAACAGGCGGCGCTGCAAATTGGATTTGGCCAGGTTCTCGCGCTTTATGCCAATATGTTTTTTCTGATCTTTGTAGCCAGTGCCATCACTTTATGGATTTACCTGGTTTTATACATGGAGAGGTGGGCCATTTCGCAGGATCTGCACAGAGCTCAACTGGAAGCCCGGGAATCCCGGTCGGGACGTGAAGTTCTCCATCTGGTCCACGATCTTAAGACACCGCTTGCTACGATCGAAGGACTGGTTTCATTGATGGAGATCCGATGGCCGGATCCCAAGATGCAAGAATACTGTCAAACCATCTATGGTTCCATTCATTCGATGAGCAGAATGGTTTCAGAAATTTTGTACGAGGATCGAAAGGATTGGTGCAAGCTGATCGAACTCATCGATTATGTTCGGGCGAGTCGTTTAAGCGGTACGAATGTATCGGTGGATATCGAATTGGAGGGAGAAACCCAAACGAGTCTTTACATCAATAAAATCAGGGTGACACGAGCGATTGTAAATTTGATTGACAACGCGTTGGATGCCATTCAAGAACGGGAAAACGGAAGGATAGTCTTGCGGGCAAAAACGTTGACAAAAGTAGTAATATTAGAGGTAGAAGACAACGGCTGCGGTATTTCTGCAGATCGGGTAAAAAGAATTTGGAAGACCGGATACAGCACGAAAAACCACCCTGGAGTCGGTCTGTCTTTTGTACGACAGGTTGCGGAGGGACACGGAGGAACCGTTCATGTAAAAAGTGCCGCGGGGCAGGGGACGAAAGTTTGGATAACATTGCCGCTGGGGGAAACCAATGAGAATTTTCATCATGAAAGATGATCAGGACAAAAGACACCGCTTACGACAGGTGTCTTTTGCCATTGGCAGCGGATTCGGCATTCGGCAACAAAACTTTAAATATAGACCCAGATCCTTTCGTGCTCGCAACCTGTATGCTTCCACCATGCATTTCCACAATCGATTTGGTGATGGCAAGACCCAATCCCGCTCCGCCATATTTTCTTGCCCGTGATGCGTCCACCCGATAGAAGCGCTCAAACAAATGGGGCAAATGCTCATCAGGAATCCCCACTCCGTTGTCTTGAATCGAGAGGATGATTGCCTCCGGGGAGAAATGCTGCAAAGAAACTCGAATTTCCCCATCGATCGGATGGGTATGTTGAACTGCATTTTGGAACAGGTTTAATAGTACTTGTTTGATTTTATCTGGATCAAAGACTGATTTTACATCTGAGGCGATTGAAAATTGGACACTTCGCTCGCCTGCCAGCAGCAAAAGCTGCGACTCCATTTCATGTATGACAAGGTCCAATTGACCTTCCATCATATGCAGTGTCGGTGTCCGATCCATTTTTGCCAAGAAGAGTAAATCGCCAACCAGCTTGCTCAAGCGTTCCGATTCACCATGCATGCTGGCCAGAGCTTTTTTCAGCTGTTCCGAATTATTGGATGCGCCGCGCAGCAATACTTCCAAAAAACCGCGTATGGATGTTAAAGGAGTCCGCAATTCATGAGACGCATCGGCGACAAATCGGCGCATTTGCTCCTTCGCTTCTTGTTCGGCGATAAATGAGGCTTCCAGTCTCTCCAACATGGCATTAAAGGAGATTGACAGCCTATCGACCTCTACCTGCCCTTGTTCTGTCGGCAGGCGTTCATGCAAATTGCCGGCATTAATTTGTTCTACCGTATCCACTATATTTGACAATGGGACTAATGTCCGCCGTATGACGGGCAAGAACGTAAACAGTCCGACAACCAGTGCAGCCAACGACAGGGATGCATAAATTGTCAGCTCCCGCATCAGAATATCCTGCAATGGTCGTACGCTATTGCTGATCTGCGCCAAGCCATTGGGCAAAGGTTGCAGTACAACCAATTGCTCCTGTCCCTTTGCATCTTTTATGATATTGAGGTTCAAACTATGCCTTCTTTGCTTTGATGCTTGTTGATAGGTCTGGACAGGAAGTTTTGGCGCCTGATGTTCGCCAAAATGGTCTAACAGATCATGAACATTTCCATTCCTGTCCACAAATGCCAATGTCTCATCAGGGCTAAGCAAATGAAAGAACAGAGACGGATCTAATATTTCCTGCGTATTCTCAGAACGTATCGCTTGCCACACATTGGGCGGAATGGAACGAATTTGAGTTCTCATGTTTACGGCTGCGCTTGTGTACAAAAATTGACGCATGAAAAAATACTGAAAAATCCCGACGAGCAACAGCAAAACAGATAAAATCAAGAAGGAACGGGACAAGATTTGCCATCGCAAGGAAGTGGGCGAAAGGAAACGCAGGATTCGCTTGTGTTTGCTGCTCTGATTCATAGATCTACCCGGTAGCCGGCGCCCCGTA
Above is a window of Fodinisporobacter ferrooxydans DNA encoding:
- a CDS encoding Na+/H+ antiporter NhaC family protein, with product MYGTFWSILPFLIVIPLSMITRQVLPGLMVGLLVGSYMLHPSVLGGIQATLAYILKELSVSDNLRLIVFLYGFGAFVGLVRVTGGVTGFTKWMETRIHSIRGAFAVTWLSSLITFMAPDFRIITVAPVMKQIFGKLNVPNSKVAFAIDVTSTPFIALVPLGTAFVGYMVGLIATSMRHNAVASSAYHVFLVSIPFNFFSIVILLFGLYKTFFSKTDVRSSVKSGENSKDRPAKGSMQLAAENRIRIVSQFANAETASEFGILSKKQNIQNSSHGKDPNEDSFPDPVELVSEKIPPNMKNLSIPLFVLLSLTLFMTWWDGHFRAPSFLAALANANAAKAMLEALLITLFFSIVWYIFQRQPISRTMFGFLAGGNEMMGVIVLLVLVWSISAVSSDLGFTNYMERTIGHLVPPVFIAPVLFLFGCLISYVIGSSFGTWGMLLPLGFSLGTSTHAYLPLIAGAVFASGTFGGFASPLSDNTVAMATVMKLPLMQYANAKLKASILAVVVSAILYAAVGFFLPKQI
- a CDS encoding sensor histidine kinase, whose product is MNQSSKHKRILRFLSPTSLRWQILSRSFLILSVLLLLVGIFQYFFMRQFLYTSAAVNMRTQIRSIPPNVWQAIRSENTQEILDPSLFFHLLSPDETLAFVDRNGNVHDLLDHFGEHQAPKLPVQTYQQASKQRRHSLNLNIIKDAKGQEQLVVLQPLPNGLAQISNSVRPLQDILMRELTIYASLSLAALVVGLFTFLPVIRRTLVPLSNIVDTVEQINAGNLHERLPTEQGQVEVDRLSISFNAMLERLEASFIAEQEAKEQMRRFVADASHELRTPLTSIRGFLEVLLRGASNNSEQLKKALASMHGESERLSKLVGDLLFLAKMDRTPTLHMMEGQLDLVIHEMESQLLLLAGERSVQFSIASDVKSVFDPDKIKQVLLNLFQNAVQHTHPIDGEIRVSLQHFSPEAIILSIQDNGVGIPDEHLPHLFERFYRVDASRARKYGGAGLGLAITKSIVEMHGGSIQVASTKGSGSIFKVLLPNAESAANGKRHLS
- a CDS encoding ABC transporter ATP-binding protein, with product MKQPLIQIDDLRKMYQIGDQQIQALRDVSLTIHEGEFVAIMGPSGSGKSTMMNVLGCLDKPTSGEYMLDNYRISTAHDDDLAFIRNQKIGFVFQSFNLLPRTTAVENVELPLMYSGVPVRERRERAIAALQDVGLGERLWNKPNELSGGQQQRVSIARALVNNPLILLADEPTGALDTNTSNEIMSIFQHLNDAGKTVILVTHEPDIAEYAKRIVRFRDGRIEEDQLVEVRRLAYHPEVVRS
- a CDS encoding sensor histidine kinase, which codes for MEKVVRSWKIWIGIGLFLLGILIPYALNPQLVGMNQLLKTMNHKTDGNALMMSAFFIVSINTIISIPQFLSVVMLGDGMAAAFNRSELKTLIPLIVVPLAYVFVNMLTPLTYNFGATDIFLWLTIVVMQKLSKQKLNMVMKLLVFSQLIFGVTWLNQVPYFTPYGFGRGSLSMKVKQAALQIGFGQVLALYANMFFLIFVASAITLWIYLVLYMERWAISQDLHRAQLEARESRSGREVLHLVHDLKTPLATIEGLVSLMEIRWPDPKMQEYCQTIYGSIHSMSRMVSEILYEDRKDWCKLIELIDYVRASRLSGTNVSVDIELEGETQTSLYINKIRVTRAIVNLIDNALDAIQERENGRIVLRAKTLTKVVILEVEDNGCGISADRVKRIWKTGYSTKNHPGVGLSFVRQVAEGHGGTVHVKSAAGQGTKVWITLPLGETNENFHHER
- a CDS encoding ABC transporter permease, translating into MNVLESINVAFRSVKSNTMRSILTMLGIIIGVAAVIAMVAIGQGASASVSSRIQGLGSNLLIVMPGQAKQGGVSMGAGSLDTLTLDDANAIGKQSSIAGVAPDVNKSAQVVYGNQNYSTAIEGSTADYPHVRSANVQNGRFFNKFEVNGQANVAVLGTTVVQNLFGSANANPVGKIIEINQMPFTVVGVLESQGSQGMTNNDDRIIIPITTEMNRLFTIAKIRTIFVSAKSADLMNQAQFDIEATLRAQHNLAPGADDDFTINSQAQILNTAQSVNRVMVALLVGAAAISLIVGGIGIMNIMLVSVTERTREIGIRKAIGATRGIILTQFLIESVMLSVLGGIIGILLGVGVSALMNQTGMMTTTITLTPILYAFFFSMLVGVVFGVYPARKAARLNPIDALRYE
- a CDS encoding efflux RND transporter periplasmic adaptor subunit, which translates into the protein MAEISSKEIEPNFANGSIVRRKKKWIAIGLAGLLVAGSAFGIYEKVASPKNTMANMRLVTVQRGDVTETVSASGTIQAATQVNLNFSAGTGKLTALNVKVGDKVKAGQVLATLDNRTQQAQVASAQANLSAAQAQLAKASEGSTAQAIAQQKANLEAAQARLAQAKEGATPQALAVQETSVEKAKAALDGAKTAYQDQLAIYNDRSADQQTLTSAQNQVDQATTQLKNAQAALDSANAKLTQAKEGPTASQLYAAQEAVNAARSQLSNAQQQLGLGGSSSQYLSNMNAISQAEASLANAENNLATLQAGTDANVIVQDQATVTQAQATVQQEQSNLKAAQQAYSTAVQSYNDRTSAKAQLDQSKNNLDQAQSSYDQAVAQMNQLQAPPDSNAVKEAQAAVDQAQAQLDQTMASPDAATIQQAQAAVDQAQAQLQQQQKALDNFVLKAPIDGVVTQVNGHPGEMTNAASSSSTSAIGPGLIVLDDSNSTDLQVMAQVSQTDIGKIKSGMNATFSTSTFQNKSFNGKVLLVYPEATTSNGVTTYDVLLSVDNREGLLKPGMTANVTIQVGDHKNVLYVPSMALKEVNGQDGVLVQANGSTGKSGSQAANPGAGQSGKSGSKSNAASTSGTHFQSVQIGYYSSNKVEILSGLKEGDQVVVTFQNTGSSNNKGFAGRGPGFGGGPGGFGGGRGN
- a CDS encoding Gfo/Idh/MocA family protein — encoded protein: MIRFGIIGTGSITEEFIKCASVCEDFSLHAIYSRTEERAKRFAAAYSVEHIFTDLHAMAASDLIDAVYIASPNSFHAEQTILFLQNKKHVLCEKPIASNRNELTKMIHAANENKVRLMEAMKSIYLPNFKAVQDNLYKIGKIRRFFGTFCKYSSRYDLYKAGNNPNTFNPEFSNGSLMDLGVYCMYPVISLFGAPDRMMANALFLESGVDGQGSICLQYKDMEAVLIHSKITNSAIPTEIQGEKGSMMIDKISAPGKIEIIYNTGEVEDLTQQQSDYSMFYEINEFLERIKSDSPESSAHSHMLSLQVMDVLDAVRKEIGLIYPADIHS